One part of the Bufo bufo unplaced genomic scaffold, aBufBuf1.1, whole genome shotgun sequence genome encodes these proteins:
- the CCDC86 gene encoding coiled-coil domain-containing protein 86: MIVETQAEESPDKGKLGDPVQAEAQQLQEQSTGGQGKELPARKREAPAQSPRQIPQGKPKSGRVWKENKKRFSNMVMDRPLHTSWEVKMKQRQEKKVVQSLAQQIKDEKLREKEEKKKRREENLRRRLENERKAEVVQVIRNPAKLKRAGKKQLRNIEKRDTLMMSQAGKKLSQKKSAPSKATKEKGAISR; encoded by the exons ATGATCGTGgagacccaggcagaagagagcccGGACAAGGGGAAGCTGGGGGACCCTGTGCAGGCAGAGGCTCAGCAGTTACAGGAGCAGAGCACTGGAGGGCAAGGAAAGGAGCTTCCAGCTAGGAAGAGGGAAGCTCCAGCCCAGTCTCCCAGGCAGATCCCTCAGGGGAAGCCGAAATCTGGAAGAGTCTGGAAGGAGAACAAAAAGAG GTTCTCCAACATGGTAATGGATCGTCCACTACACACTTCATGGGAGGTGAAGATGAAGCAAAGGCAGGAGAAAAAGGTGGTCCAAAGCTTAGCCCAACAAATAAAGGATGAAAAGCTGCGAGAGAAGGAG GAGAAAAAGAAACGTCGAGAAGAGAACCTGAGACGTAGGTTGGAAAATGAGAGGAAAGCTGAGGTGGTACAAGTG ATCCGAAATCCAGCCAAACTGAAGAGGGCCGGCAAGAAGCAGCTACGTAATATAGAGAAGAGAGACACACTGATGATGTCACAGGCCGGGAAGAAGCTGTCCCAGAAAAAGAGTGCACCTTCCAAGGCAACAAAAGAAAAGGGGGCCATTTCGCGATGA